Genomic window (Leisingera methylohalidivorans DSM 14336):
CGCCATAGCCCAGGATCAGACCGATCATCACCTTGTGCAGGCCCTTCTTCACCTCGGGCCATGTGAACCCAAGCACCGCGCAGCCAAGCGCCAGCATTCCCGCAGCACTCAGCAGCGACATGATTTTCACCATGAAATGCAGACCCACAGGCAGCAGCGCCAGCAATGCGCCCAGGAAGGTGTAGCCGACCATGCCGCCAAGGCCGAAGTCGTAGTTCTGCTGCCAGGTGCTGCTGGCGTTCAGGGTTTCCATGTGCAGCGCCACCACCAACAGCCATGGCACCGACAAAAGCAGCGGCCAGACCACCCGGTCCTCGCCCCGGTGCAGCACGAACCGCAGCCCCCAGGCGGACAGGAACAGAGGCGTGGCCCAGCTGGCTTTGCCGAACAGGGTAATCAGGATGAAGGAGACAGAGGCGCCGGGACGGCCCATCCAATTCTGCACCGGCGCATCCGTGGACACGGTCCAGTTCGGATCGTCCGGCGTATACGAGCCCAGCATGGCGGCAACCACCAGCCCCGCGAGGATCAATGCAATCCCGATCAGTTCCTTGCCGCGCTTTTCAATGGCCGCCTGCATATTGCTGTCAAGCAGCGGATCGCGGCTGCGTGTTTGAAATGCCATGCCTACCTCAGTTCCGTTTCCTTTGCCCGTGCCCGCTGTTACCCGCAAAGTCACGAACCTGTCCGTTTATTGGTCTTGGCTGCGCGGCCCCCAGCCAGGAGCCGCGCTGCGAAAGTTCAGTATAGGCAGCCGCGCAGAGTGCTCAGCGCCCTGCGGGTGTCCTCGGCCGGGGCGACAAGCGCCACCCGGATGTAGCCTTCGCCCGGGTTCTGTCCGGGCGCGCCCTGCGCCAGATAGGCGCCGGGCAGCACCCGCACGCCGGTCTCCTGCCACAGCTTCAGTGCGGCCTGCTCGCCATTCTCTACCGGAAGCCAAAGGAAGAAGCCCGCTTCGGGCGCCATATAGCCGTTGAGGCCGGCAAAGACCTCGTCGGCTATCGTGTATTTCTCCTGATAAAGCGCGCGGTTTTCCACCACATGCGTCTCATCCCCCCAGACCTTGGCCGCGGCCGCCTGCAGGGGGGCCGGCAGCGGGGCACCGGAATAGGCACGCAGCTGTTTGACCCGTTTGATGGTTTCGGGGCCGCCGGCAATCAGACCGGAGCGCAGCCCCGGCAGGTTTGAGCGTTTCGACAGGGAGTTGAACAGGACAACACGTTCGGGGTCGGCACCCAGCTCCTGAGCGACGGTCAATGCGCCAACGGGGGCTTCATCGCGGTAAATCTCGGAATAGCATTCATCCGCGAAGATACGGAAATCGTACTTCTCGGCCAGCTGGATCAGCCGGATCCAGTAGCCGCGCGACGCGACAGCGCCCTGGGGGTTGGCGGGCGAGCAGATATAGGCCGCTGCGGTGCGGTTCAGCACCTCTTCGGGCAGGTTCTCATAGTCCGGCAGATGGCCGGTGGCCGCCGTTGCAGGCACGAATACCGGCTCTGCCGCCACCGAAATCGCGGCCACCATATAGACCTGGTAGAAAGGGTTCGGGATCAGCACCACCGGCCTTTGCCCGTTCTTCTGCTCCGGGCACAGCGCCATGGCGGCATTGTACAGCCCTTCGCGGGTCCCGTTCAGCGCCATAACTTGCGTCTCCGGGTCCGTGCTCACGCCGTAGCGGCGGGCAATCCAGCCCGCGATGGCACCGCGCAGCTCGGGCGTGCCGTCGTTGTTAGGATACTGGTTAAACCCGGCAGCGTTTTCAGTGATGACATCGGTGACCCAGGCCGGAAACGCATGTTTCGGCTCACCAATGGTCATATGCACCACATCCCCGCCGGGGGTGTGATGGTCCAAAAGCGCCCTCAAGCGCGGAAACGCATAGGCTGGCAGGTTCGAAAACCGCTCAGGAAAGTCCATATCTAATGCCTCGGTCACAGGATCATTGGCGCCCCGTTTGCGCCTCAGGTTACAGGTGGCGGGCGGATGCGTCCACCCGGTGAGTGGCCCGCTGGGCCGAATGTGGCTTTCAGGCCAAGGCCATCTCAATCGCCGCACCGGTGCGCAGCAAGGCTTCCTCGCAGTCCGGCTGGCCGAGCACCTGGAGGCCGCAGCTGGGAGTGCCGGTGGGCAGAGATAGCGCGCACAGCCCCATCAGGTTGCCGATCCGCGTGTTGCGCAGTGCCAGCAGGTTTGACTGCACATAGAAGTCATGATCGCTTTGCAGCCTGTCCAAATTTGGCGGCATGATCGGCGATACCGGGCTGAGCACCGCATCAAACCCGGCTGCCGCTTGATCCCAGGCCATCCGGCATTGTTCCAGCTTAC
Coding sequences:
- a CDS encoding aminotransferase class I/II-fold pyridoxal phosphate-dependent enzyme, translated to MDFPERFSNLPAYAFPRLRALLDHHTPGGDVVHMTIGEPKHAFPAWVTDVITENAAGFNQYPNNDGTPELRGAIAGWIARRYGVSTDPETQVMALNGTREGLYNAAMALCPEQKNGQRPVVLIPNPFYQVYMVAAISVAAEPVFVPATAATGHLPDYENLPEEVLNRTAAAYICSPANPQGAVASRGYWIRLIQLAEKYDFRIFADECYSEIYRDEAPVGALTVAQELGADPERVVLFNSLSKRSNLPGLRSGLIAGGPETIKRVKQLRAYSGAPLPAPLQAAAAKVWGDETHVVENRALYQEKYTIADEVFAGLNGYMAPEAGFFLWLPVENGEQAALKLWQETGVRVLPGAYLAQGAPGQNPGEGYIRVALVAPAEDTRRALSTLRGCLY